A single window of Synechococcus sp. CBW1004 DNA harbors:
- a CDS encoding PAS domain S-box protein has protein sequence MKQVEDSTLRQRAGSPFTSSNEGDSGGASWEATIQQAEIGLAILESDGSIRSGNPSFCHQVGRKETDLQQLRIWDLFHAHDQERCLHLFAEVITQLQPLVQFEGRLSAEQHPVVLLQLLCSGRSPSGERQLLAQILRPHSGVASNGSAARPSLLQTVLSNIDAHVYMKDRRGRYIYLNHGAHLNQADYPPGPNIIGKCDHDILPEPWADAIVAFDRRVFEHGGPLCEEERLPFPDGGERVFLSRKLLYPSSGESEFLIGCSTDITALKQATSQLEASEEQFRLLAENSGDVVFLINTDGSVRWVSPSLTTALGWDPQEWIGQPCTLFLVHQGESAEYQANLKHLIENGSPILARDQIYAKDGTVHWIETHCTPFITTNGRLDGFVGHFRLIDDLVNAMTSLTQSEERHRRLADHILDVVWSISLDGRFSYASPSVERIRGFTPAEVMAMPLSQNFTPESCERFSQGLEQARRDLLAGRTVNFEMEVQEICKDGSTIWSEVRATGLMDAEGHFMELIGVSRNITEQHRLREQLRVSEERYRLIADNARDVIWTTELDGRCSYISPSIFGLRGFTPEEVIGETWNDALTPDSLTLAKAYFQELQADIQAGRELRSFRGEVEFLCKDGSTVWAEVIAVPLFDDQGGFRRLLGTCRDISERKQYEQELELANDHLQSLASVDVLTEAWNRRHLKALIEQAISRSDRHDEPLTLILCDLDQFKMINDRYGHLIGDLVLVEFCRRIQSILRKGDCLGRWGGEEFILLLPHCPQQAGLALAEKLRAAIEATPFELAGSVTASFGVAQRLRAEPELNWLQRVDEALYAAKRAGRNRVIAAPSPSNPA, from the coding sequence GTGAAGCAGGTCGAAGATTCCACCCTGCGCCAACGGGCAGGCTCCCCGTTCACCTCCTCGAACGAGGGCGACTCCGGCGGCGCCAGCTGGGAGGCCACGATCCAGCAGGCAGAGATCGGCCTGGCCATTCTTGAGTCCGATGGTTCGATCCGGAGTGGCAATCCCAGCTTCTGCCACCAGGTCGGACGCAAGGAAACCGATCTGCAGCAGCTGCGCATCTGGGATCTCTTTCATGCCCATGATCAGGAACGCTGCCTGCATCTGTTCGCCGAAGTCATCACCCAGCTTCAGCCGCTGGTTCAGTTCGAGGGACGGCTCTCAGCGGAGCAGCATCCTGTCGTCCTGCTGCAGCTGCTGTGCTCCGGCCGATCGCCCTCGGGCGAGCGACAGCTGCTGGCCCAGATCCTCCGCCCCCACAGTGGTGTGGCATCGAATGGCAGCGCGGCCAGGCCGTCGTTGCTGCAGACCGTGCTGTCGAATATCGATGCCCATGTCTACATGAAAGACAGGCGTGGTCGCTACATTTATCTCAACCATGGTGCCCATCTGAATCAGGCCGACTACCCCCCCGGCCCCAACATCATCGGTAAGTGCGATCACGACATCCTGCCGGAGCCGTGGGCCGATGCGATCGTCGCGTTCGATCGCAGGGTGTTTGAGCATGGTGGTCCCCTGTGCGAAGAGGAGCGGCTCCCCTTCCCCGATGGTGGCGAGCGGGTCTTTCTCAGTCGCAAGCTGCTCTATCCCTCCTCGGGGGAAAGCGAGTTCCTGATCGGATGTTCGACCGACATCACCGCCCTGAAGCAGGCAACGTCCCAGCTGGAAGCCTCCGAAGAGCAGTTTCGGCTGCTCGCCGAAAACTCCGGTGATGTGGTCTTTCTGATCAATACCGATGGCAGCGTGCGCTGGGTATCCCCTTCATTGACCACCGCCCTGGGCTGGGATCCCCAGGAGTGGATCGGACAGCCCTGCACCCTGTTTCTTGTGCATCAGGGCGAGAGTGCGGAGTACCAGGCCAATCTGAAGCACCTGATCGAAAATGGATCGCCGATCCTCGCGCGCGATCAGATCTACGCCAAGGATGGCACGGTTCACTGGATCGAAACCCATTGCACGCCCTTCATCACCACCAACGGCCGTCTTGATGGTTTCGTGGGTCACTTCCGGCTGATCGATGACCTGGTCAACGCCATGACCAGTCTCACGCAGAGTGAAGAACGGCACCGGCGCCTAGCGGATCACATTCTTGATGTCGTCTGGTCGATCAGCCTGGATGGCCGATTCAGCTATGCCAGCCCCTCCGTGGAGCGGATACGTGGATTCACCCCCGCCGAGGTGATGGCGATGCCGCTGTCGCAGAATTTCACCCCTGAATCCTGTGAGCGCTTCAGCCAGGGACTGGAACAGGCACGCCGGGATCTGCTGGCCGGTCGCACCGTCAATTTCGAAATGGAGGTTCAGGAGATCTGCAAGGACGGCAGCACGATCTGGAGCGAGGTGAGGGCTACCGGGCTGATGGATGCCGAGGGCCACTTCATGGAACTGATCGGGGTGTCCCGCAACATCACCGAGCAGCATCGCCTGCGCGAACAACTGCGGGTCAGCGAGGAGCGCTATCGGCTCATTGCCGACAACGCCAGGGATGTGATCTGGACCACCGAACTGGATGGTCGTTGCAGCTACATCAGCCCCTCCATCTTCGGGCTGCGTGGCTTCACACCCGAGGAGGTGATCGGAGAAACCTGGAACGATGCCCTGACCCCTGATTCACTGACTCTCGCCAAGGCCTATTTTCAGGAGCTCCAGGCCGATATCCAGGCCGGGCGTGAGCTCAGAAGTTTCCGGGGTGAAGTGGAGTTCCTCTGCAAGGATGGCTCCACGGTCTGGGCGGAAGTCATCGCCGTCCCGCTGTTCGATGACCAGGGAGGCTTCAGGCGGCTGCTCGGCACCTGTAGAGATATCAGTGAGCGCAAGCAATACGAACAGGAACTGGAGCTCGCCAATGATCATCTCCAGTCGCTGGCTTCCGTCGACGTGCTCACCGAGGCCTGGAACCGTCGCCATCTGAAGGCCTTGATCGAGCAGGCGATCTCTCGCTCTGATCGTCACGACGAGCCATTGACGCTCATCCTCTGTGATCTCGATCAGTTCAAGATGATCAATGATCGTTACGGACACCTCATCGGTGATCTCGTCCTCGTCGAGTTCTGCCGGCGCATCCAGAGCATCCTGCGCAAAGGCGATTGCCTCGGCCGCTGGGGTGGCGAGGAATTCATCCTCCTTCTGCCCCATTGCCCCCAGCAGGCCGGTCTCGCTCTGGCCGAAAAGCTGCGTGCGGCGATCGAAGCCACGCCGTTCGAGCTGGCCGGCAGCGTCACCGCCAGTTTCGGTGTGGCCCAGCGCCTGCGCGCCGAGCCGGAACTCAACTGGCTGCAGCGTGTCGATGAAGCGCTCTACGCCGCCAAGCGTGCTGGCCGCAACCGGGTGATCGCTGCGCCCTCTCCGTCGAATCCGGCCTGA
- a CDS encoding cupin domain-containing protein has protein sequence MELHADLGQRAVLDTLALPWIPSPMPGVERRMLDRRGAEVARATSIVRYAPGSRFERHSHGGGEEILVLEGTFRDESGDYPAGTYLRNPAGSGHAPSSATGCTLLVKLWQMHPADQQRVVIDTGEAVWRPGLVPGLEVLPLHGFGSEHVALVHWAPGTRFPPHSHPGGEELFVLKGVFEDEHGRYPAGHWLRNPPGSVHRPWSEVGCTIWVKTGHLPASMAPDGDPAPLVP, from the coding sequence ATGGAACTGCACGCCGATCTCGGTCAGCGGGCCGTGCTGGACACGCTGGCACTCCCCTGGATCCCGTCCCCGATGCCGGGGGTCGAGCGCCGGATGCTCGACCGGCGCGGGGCCGAGGTGGCCCGGGCGACCTCGATCGTGCGTTACGCCCCTGGCAGCCGCTTCGAGCGCCACAGCCATGGGGGCGGCGAGGAGATCCTCGTCCTGGAGGGAACCTTCCGTGACGAATCCGGCGACTATCCGGCCGGAACATACCTGCGCAATCCCGCAGGATCCGGTCACGCCCCCTCCAGCGCAACGGGTTGCACGCTGCTGGTGAAGCTCTGGCAGATGCATCCCGCCGACCAGCAGCGGGTGGTCATCGATACGGGCGAGGCCGTCTGGCGGCCGGGCCTCGTGCCGGGCCTGGAGGTGCTGCCCCTGCATGGCTTCGGCTCGGAGCACGTCGCCCTGGTGCACTGGGCTCCCGGCACCCGCTTCCCACCCCACAGCCATCCCGGTGGCGAGGAGCTCTTTGTGCTGAAGGGCGTGTTCGAGGACGAGCACGGTCGCTACCCCGCCGGCCACTGGCTGCGCAATCCCCCGGGGAGCGTGCACCGGCCCTGGAGCGAGGTCGGCTGCACCATCTGGGTGAAGACCGGCCATCTGCCCGCCAGCATGGCGCCCGATGGCGATCCGGCTCCGCTGGTCCCCTGA
- a CDS encoding molecular chaperone DnaJ: protein MPQTSRQKSDAAGLAASRRGSSDGSAAGRQPRRVAEDGEVRGFAASGGARGPRRKQSRRRSPSLSKADWGPLGKHPDLDAIVARQRLQLPLSGRLSAAAVNQAWKRCAAEHHPDRGGAHDTMQLVNGARDRLLGRGEA, encoded by the coding sequence ATGCCCCAGACCTCCCGCCAGAAGAGTGACGCCGCCGGCCTGGCCGCCTCGCGCCGTGGCTCCAGCGACGGATCTGCAGCAGGACGCCAGCCTCGCCGGGTTGCTGAGGATGGCGAAGTCCGTGGCTTTGCCGCCAGCGGTGGGGCTCGTGGTCCGCGGCGGAAACAGTCCCGTCGGCGCAGCCCCTCGCTCAGCAAGGCCGACTGGGGGCCGCTGGGCAAGCACCCCGATCTCGACGCGATCGTGGCCCGCCAGCGCCTGCAGTTGCCGCTCTCGGGCCGGCTCAGCGCTGCGGCGGTGAATCAGGCCTGGAAGCGCTGTGCCGCCGAGCACCACCCCGATCGCGGCGGAGCCCACGACACGATGCAGCTGGTCAACGGCGCCCGTGATCGTCTGCTGGGCCGCGGTGAGGCCTGA
- a CDS encoding cation diffusion facilitator family transporter, producing the protein MEHPHPGQDHAGGHSHESIGHAHHGLGHEHPGDGRSGQAFRWSIALNTGLTALQLVVGFSSGSLALIGDALHNLGDVVGLVLAWAADRLSRRPGRGRFTYGYGRSTHLAALTNGLLILGAGAVVIVEAIQRLIEPGTLDAGPVVWAAAAGIAINLLSARLFGHDHHHDLNQRAAVLHLLTDAAVSVAVLFSALTVAATGWVRLDALVAIGVGGAVIWSALGLLREAVALSLDAAPRHVDLGRVEAALAALPGVQQVEELHVWGLSTSRTALTAHVRIDPHRLAAEGLSRDQLLAEARGRLQELGIRKTTLQLEDARRD; encoded by the coding sequence ATGGAGCACCCCCATCCCGGCCAGGACCATGCCGGTGGCCACAGCCATGAGTCCATCGGCCATGCCCACCACGGCCTTGGACACGAACACCCCGGCGACGGGCGCAGCGGTCAGGCCTTCCGCTGGAGCATCGCGCTGAACACCGGGCTGACGGCCCTGCAGCTGGTGGTGGGCTTCAGCAGCGGTTCGCTCGCCCTGATCGGGGACGCCCTGCACAATCTCGGCGATGTGGTCGGGCTGGTGCTGGCCTGGGCGGCGGATCGGCTCAGTCGCCGGCCCGGGCGGGGCCGCTTCACCTATGGCTACGGCCGCAGCACCCATCTGGCCGCCCTGACCAATGGCCTGCTGATCCTCGGGGCCGGCGCGGTGGTGATCGTCGAGGCGATCCAGCGGCTGATCGAGCCGGGCACCCTGGACGCCGGACCAGTGGTGTGGGCGGCGGCGGCGGGCATTGCGATCAACCTGCTCTCGGCACGGCTGTTCGGCCACGACCATCACCATGACCTCAATCAGCGGGCGGCGGTGCTGCACCTGCTCACCGATGCCGCGGTCTCGGTGGCGGTGCTGTTCAGTGCCCTGACGGTGGCAGCCACCGGCTGGGTGAGGCTGGATGCGCTGGTGGCGATCGGCGTCGGTGGCGCCGTGATCTGGAGCGCCCTGGGCCTCCTGCGCGAGGCCGTCGCCCTCAGCCTCGATGCCGCCCCCCGCCATGTCGATCTGGGCCGGGTCGAAGCCGCCCTGGCGGCCCTGCCGGGAGTGCAGCAGGTGGAGGAACTGCATGTCTGGGGATTGAGCACGTCGCGTACAGCCCTCACCGCCCATGTGCGGATCGATCCGCATCGGCTGGCGGCCGAGGGCCTCAGCCGGGATCAGCTGCTGGCCGAGGCCCGTGGGCGCCTGCAGGAGCTCGGCATCCGCAAGACCACCCTGCAGCTTGAGGACGCACGGCGGGACTGA
- a CDS encoding DUF389 domain-containing protein, with product MTEQDLAEQFEDDARSDQEFLVLTLAAGTIATLGLLADSSAVVIGAMLIAPWMLPLRSAAFGILQGRLGLVARALLTLLIGLAITVALSVLLGSLVGLPILGAEVAARTQPNLLDLGVALVAGAIAAYAAVSAKAVSSLAGTAISVALVPPVCAFGLLLSEAQWSDALGAALLFAANLLGILSGGLITLAISQPEFRVNLWRSRLGLVSLLLTALLLIPLSGSFVSLMAQARRTAALVEIEKAITASLKNRTLTLGKDSELVTVRIDWTQNPPLIRASVRVTNPRLPTAKQVAEVQAYINDHQPIRYRLVVQRVSVDVIGPETEPNPPELVPQDPPAVPDGLDSALRAPELLATE from the coding sequence ATGACCGAGCAGGACCTCGCCGAACAGTTCGAGGACGATGCCCGCAGCGATCAGGAATTCCTCGTCCTGACCCTCGCCGCCGGGACGATCGCCACCCTGGGCCTGCTGGCCGACAGCAGCGCCGTGGTGATCGGGGCGATGCTGATCGCACCGTGGATGCTGCCGCTGCGCTCCGCCGCCTTCGGGATCCTGCAGGGCCGTCTGGGTCTGGTGGCCCGGGCCCTGCTGACGCTGCTGATCGGGCTGGCGATCACGGTGGCGCTGTCGGTGCTGCTCGGATCGCTGGTGGGGCTGCCGATCCTCGGCGCAGAGGTGGCCGCCCGCACCCAGCCCAACCTCCTGGATCTCGGCGTGGCCCTCGTGGCCGGTGCGATCGCGGCCTATGCCGCCGTGAGCGCCAAGGCCGTCTCCTCGCTGGCGGGAACAGCGATCTCCGTGGCCCTGGTGCCGCCGGTCTGCGCCTTCGGGCTGCTGCTCTCCGAGGCGCAGTGGAGCGATGCGCTGGGGGCCGCCCTGCTGTTTGCCGCCAACCTGCTCGGCATCCTGAGCGGCGGACTGATCACCCTGGCGATCAGCCAGCCGGAATTCCGGGTGAATCTCTGGCGCAGTCGCCTCGGACTGGTCAGCCTCCTGCTCACCGCTCTGCTGCTGATCCCGCTGTCGGGAAGCTTTGTCTCGCTGATGGCTCAGGCACGGCGCACGGCCGCCCTGGTGGAGATCGAGAAGGCGATCACGGCGTCGTTGAAGAACCGCACGCTCACGCTCGGCAAGGATTCGGAGCTGGTGACGGTCCGCATTGACTGGACCCAGAACCCGCCGCTGATCCGGGCCTCCGTGCGGGTGACCAATCCACGCCTGCCGACAGCCAAGCAGGTGGCGGAGGTTCAGGCCTACATCAATGACCATCAACCCATCCGCTACCGGCTGGTCGTGCAGCGCGTGTCCGTGGATGTGATCGGCCCTGAGACCGAGCCCAACCCCCCGGAGCTGGTGCCGCAGGATCCACCAGCCGTCCCGGACGGCCTCGACAGCGCGCTCAGGGCTCCGGAGCTCCTGGCCACCGAGTGA
- a CDS encoding SulP family inorganic anion transporter has translation MTFSLKEWWDRPHRDILSGLVVAFAMIPEAIAFSGIAGVDPRVGLFGAFLLSVTLAVVGGRTAMITSATGSTALLMTGLVQQGDALGEGMGLQFLLAAGILTGLLQIAWGYLRLAHQMRFVPQPVMAGFVNALAILIALAQLPQLGLDWFQPEPVPVTASQLPAVWGLMLLTLLIIYLLPRLTTVVPSALVAILISTGLSIGLGLDIPTVASLGTLPDGLPQFGLPQVPWTPATLGLILPTALAISLVGLMETFLTQDILDDLTDSSSPKNQEARGQGLGNIVSALFGGMAGCALVGQSVMNVGYGGRTRLSTLTSGVALLAMILLASRWVNQIPMATLVGVMVMIAINTANWDSIRAIRRIPRSDTAVMLLTVVVTVLTHNLAVGLLSGVALAGILFSRKVAKVIAVRSERLAPDHRLYRVRGQLFFVSSIYFRQGFALHEQPHPARVTIDMGEAHIWDQSGVTALDQVIRRLKLGGSVVEVVNLNPESTDLFARIGVAEEAGGRVGTALNAAH, from the coding sequence GTGACCTTCTCCCTCAAGGAGTGGTGGGACCGGCCCCACCGCGACATCCTCTCGGGCCTGGTGGTGGCCTTCGCCATGATCCCGGAGGCGATCGCCTTCTCCGGCATCGCCGGCGTCGATCCCCGGGTGGGGCTGTTCGGAGCCTTCCTGCTGTCGGTGACGCTGGCGGTCGTGGGCGGGCGCACCGCGATGATCACCTCGGCCACCGGCTCCACCGCCCTGCTGATGACGGGTCTGGTGCAGCAGGGCGACGCCCTCGGCGAGGGCATGGGACTCCAGTTCCTGCTGGCGGCCGGCATCCTCACGGGCCTGCTGCAGATCGCCTGGGGCTATCTGCGCCTGGCCCATCAGATGCGCTTCGTGCCGCAGCCGGTGATGGCGGGCTTCGTGAACGCGCTGGCGATCCTCATCGCCCTGGCCCAGCTGCCGCAGCTGGGGCTGGACTGGTTCCAGCCCGAACCGGTGCCGGTCACGGCATCTCAGCTGCCTGCCGTCTGGGGCCTGATGCTGCTCACCCTGTTGATCATCTACCTGCTGCCGCGGCTCACAACCGTCGTGCCCTCGGCCCTGGTGGCGATTCTGATCAGCACCGGTCTCTCGATCGGGCTGGGGCTCGACATCCCCACGGTGGCCAGCCTCGGCACCCTGCCCGACGGCCTGCCGCAGTTCGGCCTGCCCCAGGTGCCGTGGACCCCGGCCACCCTCGGACTGATCCTCCCCACTGCCCTGGCGATCTCGCTGGTGGGTCTGATGGAGACCTTCCTCACCCAGGACATCCTCGATGACCTGACCGACAGCTCCAGTCCCAAGAACCAGGAAGCGCGCGGTCAGGGCCTCGGCAACATCGTCAGCGCCCTCTTCGGGGGCATGGCCGGCTGCGCCCTGGTGGGGCAGTCGGTGATGAACGTGGGCTACGGCGGTCGCACCCGCCTCTCGACGCTCACCTCCGGCGTGGCCCTGCTGGCGATGATCCTGCTCGCCAGCCGCTGGGTGAATCAGATCCCGATGGCCACCCTGGTGGGGGTGATGGTGATGATCGCGATCAACACCGCCAACTGGGACTCGATCCGCGCCATCCGCCGCATCCCCAGAAGTGACACGGCGGTGATGCTGCTCACGGTGGTCGTGACGGTGCTCACCCACAACCTGGCCGTGGGGCTCCTCTCCGGCGTGGCCCTCGCTGGCATCCTCTTCAGCCGAAAGGTGGCCAAGGTGATCGCCGTGCGCAGCGAACGGCTCGCCCCCGACCACCGCCTCTACCGGGTGCGGGGTCAGCTGTTCTTCGTGAGCAGCATCTATTTCCGCCAGGGATTCGCGCTGCATGAGCAGCCCCATCCCGCGCGCGTCACCATCGACATGGGTGAGGCGCACATCTGGGATCAGAGCGGTGTGACCGCCCTCGATCAGGTGATCCGCCGTCTCAAGCTCGGTGGCAGCGTCGTCGAGGTGGTGAACCTCAATCCCGAGAGCACCGACCTGTTCGCCCGCATCGGAGTCGCCGAGGAAGCCGGTGGGAGAGTCGGAACGGCGCTGAACGCGGCACATTGA
- the feoB gene encoding ferrous iron transport protein B — translation MSAARSRRNGCHGTTTDPRPRGGVVTVALLGMPNTGKSTLYNRLTGGNAQIANWPGLTVELLRGAMPSDRQGRAYQLVDLPGIHDLSGSSEDEAVVQRFLRQTPPDLLLLVLNASQIASQLRFLLQLRALAIPTVVALNMSDEARRFGLSIDAHGLEHALGVPVLAVSARRNQGISELIASVHQLGEGLSGPPREADLDQALADIPQEWVETLLSQHVQLPPRQVNRRTRRADRLLLHPLVGVLLFLAIVLGLFQLLYAVGTPAQDLVGSGIDWIQEALLEPVLTALNTPRFLRDFLIDGVWLGVGTVATFLPIIFLFYLVLAVVEDSGYLPRAAFLMDGFMRWLGLDGRAFVLQVIGFGCNVPSIMGTRVIRDRGMRLLSMLVIPFALCQARLTVFLFMADVFFPKPWWAPGLVVFGFYVLSFVAVVITGLVFKRVYPSQEAFVLELPPYRAPSLSTILRRGWTQMLNFMVTTRSFIVLGAAAIWLLTNLPPGAIQGSGSTIADWIGGLFQPLLGPIGMNPALTVSLFFGFIAKEILLGAMAVIYRTSEVDLGGVISGLITPLQALSFMTFVLLYTPCLGTVAAQLQESKSRAFALLSLGWSLLLAWLMALVVFQGGRLLGFG, via the coding sequence ATGAGTGCCGCCCGCTCCCGCCGCAACGGCTGCCACGGGACCACCACCGACCCTCGCCCCAGGGGCGGGGTGGTGACCGTGGCGCTGCTGGGCATGCCGAACACCGGCAAATCCACCCTCTACAACCGGCTCACCGGCGGCAACGCTCAGATCGCCAACTGGCCGGGCCTGACGGTGGAGCTGCTGCGCGGCGCCATGCCCTCCGACCGCCAGGGCCGCGCCTATCAGCTGGTGGATCTGCCCGGCATCCACGACCTCAGCGGCAGCAGCGAGGACGAAGCGGTGGTGCAGCGCTTCCTGAGGCAGACGCCGCCGGATCTGCTGCTGCTGGTGCTCAACGCCAGTCAGATCGCCAGCCAGCTGCGCTTCCTGCTGCAGCTCAGAGCCCTGGCCATCCCCACGGTGGTGGCCCTGAACATGAGCGATGAGGCGCGGCGCTTCGGCCTCTCCATCGATGCTCACGGCCTGGAGCATGCGCTGGGAGTGCCCGTGCTGGCGGTGAGCGCTCGCCGCAACCAGGGCATCTCGGAGCTGATCGCGAGCGTGCACCAGCTGGGCGAGGGCCTGAGCGGCCCACCGCGGGAGGCCGATCTGGATCAGGCCCTGGCCGACATCCCCCAGGAGTGGGTGGAGACCCTGCTCTCGCAACACGTGCAGCTGCCGCCGCGCCAGGTGAACCGCCGCACGCGCCGGGCCGATCGCCTGCTGCTCCACCCCTTGGTGGGAGTGCTGCTGTTTCTGGCCATCGTTCTGGGCCTGTTCCAGCTGCTCTATGCGGTGGGCACGCCGGCTCAGGATCTGGTGGGCAGTGGGATCGACTGGATCCAGGAGGCGCTTCTGGAGCCGGTGCTGACGGCCCTCAACACCCCCCGGTTCCTGCGCGATTTTCTGATCGACGGCGTCTGGCTGGGGGTGGGCACGGTGGCCACCTTCCTGCCGATCATCTTTCTCTTCTACCTGGTGCTCGCCGTGGTGGAAGACTCCGGCTATCTGCCCCGGGCGGCCTTCCTGATGGATGGCTTCATGCGCTGGCTCGGCCTGGATGGCCGCGCCTTCGTGCTGCAGGTGATCGGCTTCGGCTGCAACGTGCCCTCGATCATGGGCACGCGGGTGATCCGCGACCGCGGCATGCGCCTGCTCTCGATGCTGGTGATTCCGTTTGCGCTCTGTCAGGCGCGGTTGACGGTGTTCCTGTTCATGGCCGACGTGTTCTTCCCGAAGCCCTGGTGGGCGCCGGGATTGGTGGTGTTCGGCTTCTATGTGCTCAGCTTCGTGGCAGTGGTGATCACCGGACTGGTGTTCAAACGGGTCTATCCGAGCCAGGAGGCCTTCGTGCTGGAGTTGCCTCCCTATCGCGCGCCGAGCCTCAGCACGATCCTGCGGCGGGGATGGACGCAGATGCTGAACTTCATGGTGACCACCCGCAGCTTCATCGTGCTCGGGGCAGCGGCGATCTGGCTGCTCACGAACCTGCCGCCCGGTGCGATCCAGGGCAGTGGCAGCACGATCGCCGACTGGATCGGTGGCCTGTTCCAGCCGCTGCTCGGGCCGATCGGCATGAATCCGGCACTCACCGTGTCGCTCTTCTTCGGCTTCATCGCCAAGGAGATCCTGCTCGGGGCGATGGCCGTGATCTACCGGACGAGTGAAGTCGATCTGGGCGGGGTGATCAGCGGCCTGATCACCCCCTTGCAGGCACTCAGTTTCATGACCTTCGTGCTCCTCTACACCCCCTGCCTGGGGACGGTGGCGGCCCAGCTCCAGGAATCGAAGAGCCGCGCCTTCGCGCTGCTGTCGCTTGGCTGGTCGTTGCTGCTCGCCTGGCTGATGGCCCTGGTGGTGTTCCAGGGCGGTCGCCTGCTGGGTTTCGGTTGA
- a CDS encoding FeoA family protein, which produces MPLSSIERGVMVRIESLPSHPVLMQRLKALGIRPGAEVEVVRRGRPGGILHLACGFVEFMLRDEHAREMRVRPCG; this is translated from the coding sequence ATGCCCCTCAGCAGCATCGAACGCGGCGTGATGGTGCGCATCGAGAGCCTGCCGTCCCATCCCGTGCTGATGCAGCGACTGAAGGCCCTTGGCATCCGTCCCGGAGCCGAAGTGGAGGTGGTGCGTCGGGGCAGACCGGGCGGCATCCTGCACCTGGCCTGCGGGTTTGTGGAGTTCATGCTGCGCGATGAGCACGCCCGCGAGATGCGCGTGCGCCCCTGCGGCTGA